In the genome of Leptospira ryugenii, the window GCAGAAAAATGGTTTTTGGAGAGTTTAAAAATAAATCCCAAAGATCCCTATGCTAACTATAATTTGGCCTGCCTATATTCCATACGATTAAATGAATGTGAAGAGCTTAGCAATGAAGATACAATTTATACGCTATTGCAAACGGCTGTGGAAGCTAAACCATCATATCGTAGCTTAATGCTAAAGGATAAAGATCTTTCCTTACTCCGTTCGACATATAGATTCAATACCATTGCCGGTTTGCCCAAACAAGAAATCTTTACAAAGATCCATTGGTATGGTCCGAGTCCAGGAGCCTACGGACCAGTTTCTTCCATCGTGTTTGAGGCAAATGGGCGCTTTACATTTTCCATGGTTCAATTTAGAGAAAATGATGGTGCCCTAGAAAGGCCAAAATTCGCAGGGACTTATGTATGGATTTCAGACCAAGTGATAGAGCTAGATTTCCAGAAAGTCCCAAAAAGTTTTCCCAAACAAACAAAAAGAATAAAGGCAACCTGGAAACAAAACAGCCTTAAAATCGAGGGATTTGAATATTCTTTTACCGACTCTCCTGATCGTTGTTCGGCTTAAAAAAAGAAAACATCTCGAGCTTTAGGAAAATTTTTACTTGATTATAGTATGTATAATGATAATATGTGTACATACTATAATCAAGAGGAAGCAAATGATATCAAAATCATATTCTTACATCACAAAGGAAATTGGCGCAGAAGAGATTTGGAAAGTTGTGAGTAATATAAACAAATGGACTGAATGGGATAAAACTTTGAAGTTTGCCAAAATCGACGGCGAATTTAAAGCAGGAAATTTTTTTACCATTCAGCCTACAAATGGGCCAAAGGTAAAAATTCTATTGGTGGATGTAAAACCATCAGAATATTTTAAAGATTTAACTCGTTTTCCCTTTGCAAAGATGTATGGGGAGCATTTTTATGAACAAACGAAGGAAGGACTCAAGATAACAATAACCATGAGTATTTCAGGCATTTTAAGTTCGTTTTGGAACCATATCGTTATGAAAGATATTGTTTCCCATTTACCTGAAGACATCGAGGCACAGATCATTGAAGCAAAGAAAATCAAATCAAGCTAGTGCCGATCGTACTTTCCGAGTAAAAAAGGCAGAGGACAGTACTGGCTTTTTACTCTGGCAAGTAATTAGTATCTGGCAAAGAGAAATCAGGCATCGATTAGAGCCACTTGGTTTAACACATTCGCAGTTTGTTTTGCTCGCAAGTTTACTTTGGCTAAATTCTCAAAATGAAGAGGTCACTCAAGTCCTGATTTCTGAACATACAAAAATAGATCCTATGACAACTTCTTCCGTATTGCGAACATTAGAAAAAAAAGGATATATCCAACGAAGTGAACATAGTACTGATACGAGAGCAAAATCTATCCTCTTAAGCATTGATGGTGAAAAAATTGCAAAACAGGCCGTTCGCGAGGTTGAAACTTTCGATCATGAGTTCTTTGCCTCCCTCGGATCGAATAAAAAAGATTTCAACAATCGTTTAAAGACATTGTTATAATTGTTGAACTCTATTCGGAATCATGGCCAATTCCTCATTTGTATGGTCCCTGAACCACCAACTCCAATGATCTTATTTTTAGATGGGTTGCTTGTTAATCCTATGAATGAGTTATCCGACATGGGAAGCTCGCGGATCCAATTTTGACCTTGATCCGATGTACGCCAAGTCCCGGAAGTTCCTGAAACTATACCGTTCCTTTCGTCCAGAAATAAAACCGATGTATTAAAAGTAGATTTTGCATTTTTCTCAAAAATCTTTCTCCAAGATTGTCCTCTATCAGTTGAGATGTAAGCTGAATCGACTGGTGATGTGGAGTTTGAAGCACCTGATCCAACAAAAATAGTATTCGCATTTAGTACATGGATGTCATACAAATTGACTCCAGCCATAGATGGGACTTGTGTCCAATTGGCACCGGAATCAGTAGATAAGTATACGCCGTGCGCTGAAAAATTCGTCGCAGAGGTTAAACCAGACACAGCGATCGCAGTTGTTTCATCTATGAATTTTACATCCGTCATGTTTGCATTGATTGGGAAAGCGATATTCCAAGTAACTCCAGAATCCGTTGATCTAGATATATTTCCAGTAGAGCCGACTCGAACAGCTAATAGTACGACTCCTGATTGGTTTGCCGCGACTCCCCGAAACTCGCTACTTGCCGCTATTGAACCAAAGCTTGCTGGAACATTCCAATCTAAACCTCCATTTGTTGAATAGACAGCCATTCGTTGATTGCCGACCGACCAGACAAGACCATTCGGATTTGCATATATTGAGCGAAATAGACCTGTTACTGATCGAAAAACAGTCTGCCACGAATTTCCACCATCAGTTGTTTTCAATACGATTCTAGGTGCATTCGTAAATCCACCGCTTGTATAACCGACAGTGTCTGATACCATAGTAACTCGCCCAAATTGAGAATTTTCACCCTCTCCTCTTGCTGACCAGGACTCCCCTCCATCGGAAGATTGGATTAAATTTGGACCAAAACTAGAATCTATATAACACACTAGATCATTTCTATTCTTCTTGATAAAACCCGCGTTAGATACATTTACAGAGGGTATATTAGGTGAATATGTCCTGCGCCAACTATTTCCACCGTCGGTGGTTTTATCTATAAAGGGATAGTAGTTTGGAGCTATTCCAGATGAAATCATAAATCCAGTTTGATCGTCTAAAAAATCTATGATCGGCTGAGAAGCTGAGTCTATGTCACTGGGAAGATTTACTGTTGCATAGGTTTGTCCGCCATCGGTAGTTTTGCGAACGACAGGTGAGGAGGAGACAATTCCGGAGATAAAACCGATTTCCGTTGACACAAAAGATACAATTAACCTTGAGGCATCCATACCAGTGTTAAATGGTCTACTTGTCCAAGTCTTCCCAAAATCATTACTATATACAAAATAGGATTGAGTTTGCGTATTATTTGTACCCCAAGCATAAAACTGTCCATTTTCAAATCCTTTAAAACCTGAAACTAAAAAATTAACCTCCGAATATCTTTGCCAATTTTTTCCTTGCTCATCAGAAGCATAAAAGAAGGATCTTGCTGGATCTGCGACTGCAAATGCCAAAAATCCCTGACCTGAATTTTTTAAAAACTGTAAAGCAGTTATGGCACCTACTGTAGTATCCAATGGGATTTGCTTCCAAGTTCTGCCAGAGTCCTCGGAGAATTGAAAGTAACTTGAGGTATAGGTTTCGTTTCCTCCACCAATAAATAAATTCCGGGTAAACGGATGGCTCTCGATCGTATTTATATTATGGTCACGATCTCCTGCAACAAGCCTCCTCCAATTTGCACCGCCGTCTGCAGTTCGCATTACTAAACCACTTTGGCCAATGATAAATCCAATTTGGTCAGTTAAAAATAGACCACCATTCTTAAAGTTTCCAGTAGGCTTTCGATGTACTTCTTGCCAAGACAAGGTAGCGAATGGAACTTCGCATCGTCCCGAGGCGCAGTTCAACAAGACAGTAGACCAAAATGAGCGGGAATTAGGATCCCCAGGATTATCCAAATCTAATGTGCAGTTCATTGCAAAAGAGAAAAGGAAAGGTAATATGAAGATGTGAAAATGATTTATGATTAAACTTCGCATATATGAAAAAAATCCTGAATGAAAGAGAAATCAAGGAATTTTGTTTAGGATAACTACGTAATTTTCAAATTATCCACAAACAATTTCATAGGTTTTGTGCAATTTATTTCCTCGCCTGCTGTTATAGGATTTCAAGCAGCAAATTAATAGATTTAGGTTAAAAAGATTTGGCTTCGCTCTATTTTTCGTCCATATCAAAAAACATGCTAGAGTTCTTATGGGCTTTGTTCGAAACTCTCGGTTCAATGGGGCAAAATCCGAAACCCCAATCCAATGCGAATGCCCTCTTCTTTTAAAAAATCTGTTCTACCCAAATCCGAAAAAAGAGAAGACCGATAAACTTCTAGAGAAACCAAAATTTGCTCATATACATATCTTGTTCCGATTGATACAGATTCCTTCCGTCCTCTTCCACCTTCCCAGATTTGGCCAAGCCCTCCTCGAGTATAGAAATCAAAATTGCCTAAAGGAAGGTGTAAACTCAGCTCTAGCTCCTTCGACGTAATGCTAGCATTTAAAGTTCTAGAAATGAATGTCGCATAGTTACTGAGTTCCGGAGAGTCATCTCTGGGATTTGGAATGGGAATACCGAAGGATGCAAGGATCAGATAATCTCCCGGTAAAACATTTGTCACAACAGTATTGGATCTAGTGAGACTCCCCCCTAAACCTAACCAAGGTAAAATGGCGTACTCTACGCCTAATCTTGCATTGAAATTCTGAATTTGTGATTCCTGGTAATCAATGGATTTGCTTAGACCTAAATTTTTTCGTTCGATATTCGGTGAATTGAGCAGTGGGACCACATCATATAAGAAAAAAAGATTTGTAAATCTTTCAGGTGAGGCATCATCAGAAACTTTACTTACTAAGGAACCACCCTGAAGCTCAACTAGCCATTGTTTTGTTTGGAAAGCAGACGTTGATGCTTTCAGCTGGAGTTGTGAAGGGAGGGAAAATATTACTATAAGAAATAGAAGTTTAATGATTGAACGAAAAAGTGGATACAGGTTCATCGTAAAGGATTCCTAAGATCGGAAATGGGACCTTTACGATTAGACTATCCTAATATCCTTTTTCTATTTACTCAAAAAATCTCATTGATTTTTTTTAAGCAAACAGGACCATAATATCCCGATTCAAAAGATTTTAATTTTCTCATGTAAAGAATATTCCAATTTGTTCCAGAGTTCTTATGCGAAAAATTCTAAATACCCTATTCCTGGTTTGCGCTTTCCCCTTGATCGTTCAATGTGCAAAACCAGATCTTGGGAACTTCTGCGACCCAAATTCTACAAATAACCAACAAACCAAATTTTTGCTCCTAGCTCTCAATATTGGGGTAAGTGCCAACTCCTGTTTGTCCTATACTCGAAGCGCGACTGTAAACGTCTTTCCCCTCTTTCCCGCGGGGAAAATGTTGAAACGAGATAGTCGACTAGAGTTTGGTTTTGATCAATACATCAGCCCGGGCAGATGTTCCTTTAGCTCTCAACTATCTAATGATGCGTATAGAATACAATATGAACGGTTATCGGAAACTTCTACCAAAATTGTGTTAACACCTGTTTCCAAGTGGACTGGAGGCATTGAAAAAGAACTTGGAATCTTTTGCAGAGCAGACAATGGAAATGCGACGGAAAATCCATTTCTCGTACGTTATAGTTTTGCTGATGGCTTTCGATTCGTCGCAAACAATGGAAATGACTCAAATTCAGGATTAACAGAAAGTGAGCCATTGGCATCGATCCAAACAGGAATTTCTCGTTTAACAGGCTCCGGCGATTGTTCCAATTCGGGGAGTACGTGCATTGTCCTTGTTTCGAAAGGAAACTATTCCATATCAACAAGTATAACAGTTGCCAATCGCATTTCATTATTTGGGAGTTATTCGAATGATTTTTTAACACGAAATGCTGATCCTCTTTCAAATCAATATGATCCAACAATCCTCGCTGACTCCCGGAGCTCAACGGGGGGAGGTATATCCACTCCCATTTCTACCTTCACAATCTCCGGAAATCTTGAAAAGGAGGCAACGGAAATCAATGGATTTCATATCAAACCTCCAACAACAGGTAGTGGTTTTTCATCTGCAATTTTTTATACTTCTATCACTGGGACAGGAATCGTCTTTCGATCCAATCGTATAGAAATCCAAAATCCAGGTTTTCCTTACGGTGCTTTTTCTGATTCTGTGAATAGCGGAGAGTTTTTATCAAATCAAATTATACAAACCGGTACCTATTCAGGAACTTCATGGAATGGAATCTACATCAATTCTACAGGGATAGCTTTTTCAAAAATAGAATCGAACACAATTACGATGGGAACATGCGCTGGAGTATCATGCATTGCGAATGCGATTGGTACGGGCTCAACAGGAGGCGCAAGCTCAATTCATAAAAATAACATTACACTAGGCAATGGTACTGGAGCAAATGCGTCGATCAATGGCTTTTTTCCAACAGCTTCCAACACTTCACCTGATATGACCTTTTCCAATAATACGGTAAGAGGTACAACTTGCACGGGAAATGCCTGTCTAGTCTCTGCAGTCCACCTAAATGTCCCAGGTCTAAATAGTAAATTTTCCATTACAGGGAACGAATTAAATCCTGGCACATGTACTGTCGGTACTTGTGAGACTAGAGGTATATACATCACAGGCAATAATACAACAGATGTTGATATTTTATCAAATACCATCTCTGGAGGCGATACTTCGGCGACAGCAAATGGTAGCAACTTTGGACTGAAGGTAAATACGGGAATCAGTTCCTTTATCAATTTTCAAAATAACAAAGTGAATACAGGCTCCTCACAATCAGGATTTGGCATCTCTGTTGGACTTCGGATAGGTGCGACGGGAGGCGCAGGGATCATAGGAAATACCATCGTTGGTGGTAGCGGTAACCTTGTGTTTGCTCTATGGGGCGCACCATCATCTAACATTCTGATCCAACGCAATCGGTTTGAGGGCGGAAATTCAAATTCATCGGGCAATGCAACCGTTGACATCAATTTAGGAAATCGTTTTCTCTCTAATGTCGTAATAGCAGGAAGAGAGCAAACGGGACCGAGTGCAGCGATTAAAATTTCGGGCGGTTCTACCCAATTTTACCACAATACCATCATCGGTCGAGGGAATGGATCCAATACCTATGGAATTCAGTTTTCAGGATCCAATTCAGTGGACGTGGGCTATAACCTTATTATCACAGAAAGTGGTGCCACCAATCGACATTGTGTATACGAAGATGCGGCTGGTTTTGGCCCACAGAGTTTTGCTTCGAATGCTCTATTTGATTGTCCTAGCTCTTTTTACTTTGACCAAGATAGCGCTAACAATGCGAAGACGGAATGGTGCGCTGCTATGGGAGGAACTTTTTCCAATGCAGGTTGTACAAACCAAATCGCCTCACCAATTGGTACGGCTCTCCCAAATCCTGTAAATCCTCAATTCTTTGATAGTGCAAATGGTAAGTACTGTCTTTCTTCCTCGACTCCGGCTACCATCTCAACAGGTTCACCAACAAATCTTGTTACAGTCGACTTTACAGGAGCTAGCCGCCCTT includes:
- a CDS encoding WD40/YVTN/BNR-like repeat-containing protein; protein product: MSWQEVHRKPTGNFKNGGLFLTDQIGFIIGQSGLVMRTADGGANWRRLVAGDRDHNINTIESHPFTRNLFIGGGNETYTSSYFQFSEDSGRTWKQIPLDTTVGAITALQFLKNSGQGFLAFAVADPARSFFYASDEQGKNWQRYSEVNFLVSGFKGFENGQFYAWGTNNTQTQSYFVYSNDFGKTWTSRPFNTGMDASRLIVSFVSTEIGFISGIVSSSPVVRKTTDGGQTYATVNLPSDIDSASQPIIDFLDDQTGFMISSGIAPNYYPFIDKTTDGGNSWRRTYSPNIPSVNVSNAGFIKKNRNDLVCYIDSSFGPNLIQSSDGGESWSARGEGENSQFGRVTMVSDTVGYTSGGFTNAPRIVLKTTDGGNSWQTVFRSVTGLFRSIYANPNGLVWSVGNQRMAVYSTNGGLDWNVPASFGSIAASSEFRGVAANQSGVVLLAVRVGSTGNISRSTDSGVTWNIAFPINANMTDVKFIDETTAIAVSGLTSATNFSAHGVYLSTDSGANWTQVPSMAGVNLYDIHVLNANTIFVGSGASNSTSPVDSAYISTDRGQSWRKIFEKNAKSTFNTSVLFLDERNGIVSGTSGTWRTSDQGQNWIRELPMSDNSFIGLTSNPSKNKIIGVGGSGTIQMRNWP
- a CDS encoding tetratricopeptide repeat protein yields the protein MGFPFLYSETLTPQNQKAIEAFYKKDWAEAEKWFLESLKINPKDPYANYNLACLYSIRLNECEELSNEDTIYTLLQTAVEAKPSYRSLMLKDKDLSLLRSTYRFNTIAGLPKQEIFTKIHWYGPSPGAYGPVSSIVFEANGRFTFSMVQFRENDGALERPKFAGTYVWISDQVIELDFQKVPKSFPKQTKRIKATWKQNSLKIEGFEYSFTDSPDRCSA
- a CDS encoding MarR family winged helix-turn-helix transcriptional regulator produces the protein MKQRKSNQASADRTFRVKKAEDSTGFLLWQVISIWQREIRHRLEPLGLTHSQFVLLASLLWLNSQNEEVTQVLISEHTKIDPMTTSSVLRTLEKKGYIQRSEHSTDTRAKSILLSIDGEKIAKQAVREVETFDHEFFASLGSNKKDFNNRLKTLL
- a CDS encoding polyketide cyclase encodes the protein MISKSYSYITKEIGAEEIWKVVSNINKWTEWDKTLKFAKIDGEFKAGNFFTIQPTNGPKVKILLVDVKPSEYFKDLTRFPFAKMYGEHFYEQTKEGLKITITMSISGILSSFWNHIVMKDIVSHLPEDIEAQIIEAKKIKSS